The following proteins are co-located in the Xyrauchen texanus isolate HMW12.3.18 chromosome 43, RBS_HiC_50CHRs, whole genome shotgun sequence genome:
- the LOC127635661 gene encoding galactosylgalactosylxylosylprotein 3-beta-glucuronosyltransferase 1-like, translating to MPKRRDILALVLIVLPWTLLISIWHQRSGNPLLPVQRGDRSGVSRCHRRGFRLQESCITENTQITEVTRTKYIYSRLPPWSDTLPTLHVITPTYSRPVQKAELTRLANTFLHVPNLHWLVVEDSAGKTLLVSRLLENTGLNYTHLNIETPKNLKVRTNPRDSRIPRGTMQRNLALRWLRRNINPISGHKGIVYFADDDNTYSLELFEEMRWTRRASVWPVAFVGGLRFESPKINSFGKVFGWRTVFDPHRPFAIDMAGFAVNLQLILSKPQAYFKLRGVKGGYQESSLLQDLVTLSDLEPKAANCTKVLVWHTRTERPVLVNEGKKGFTDVSMEV from the exons ATGCCGAAGAGAAGAGACATCCTGGCACTCGTATTGATCGTGTTACCCTGGACTTTGCTCATCTCAATTTGGCATCAACGTTCTGGCAACCCTTTGCTTCCAGTTCAGAGAG GTGACAGGTCAGGGGTCAGCAGATGTCACAGAAGAGGCTTTAGACTCCAAGAATCCTGCATCACTGAGAACACACAAATCACGGAGGTCACCCGAACAAAGTACATCTACAGCCGACTCCCGCCTTGGTCTGACACACTGCCCACTCTTCACGTGATAACTCCAACCTACAGCAGGCCAGTCCAGAAGGCAGAGTTGACCCGCCTAGCTAATACCTTCCTACACGTCCCCAACCTTCACTGGTTGGTGGTAGAGGACTCTGCTGGGAAAACACTGCTTGTGTCCAGACTGCTGGAGAACACAGGTTTGAATTACACACACTTGAACATTGAGACTCCTAAAAACCTCAAGGTGCGAACGAATCCCAGAGATTCACGGATCCCACGCGGCACTATGCAGAGGAACCTCGCTCTCCGCTGGCTGAGGAGAAACATCAACCCCATCTCTGGTCATAAAGGAATCGTCTATTTTGCAGATGATGACAATACCTACAGCCTGGAGTTGTTTGAAGAG ATGCGTTGGACTCGCAGAGCATCTGTCTGGCCAGTCGCCTTTGTCGGAGGGCTTCGTTTTGAATCGCCAAAAATCAACTCTTTTGGCAAAGTGTTCGGCTGGAGGACGGTGTTTGACCCTCATCGACCATTTGCCATCGACATGGCAGGGTTTGCTGTGAATCTCCAGCTCATCCTCAGTAAACCTCAGGCCTACTTTAAACTCCGGGGGGTAAAGGGAGGATACCAGGAGAGCAGTCTATTACAGGATCTGGTCACTCTTAGTGACCTGGAACCCAAAGCTGCCAACTGCACAAAG GTCCTGGTCTGGCACACCCGAACGGAAAGACCTGTGCTTGTGAATGAAGGAAAAAAGGGATTTACAGATGTTAGCATGGAAGTATGA